A genomic segment from Nodularia sphaerocarpa UHCC 0038 encodes:
- the gloA gene encoding lactoylglutathione lyase produces MRLLHTMLRVGNLDESLKFYCDVLGMKLLRKKDYPGGEFTLAFIGYGDESDNSVIELTYNWGVEKYDLGNAYGHIALGVDDIYTTCAEITKLGGKVTREPGPMKHGSTVIAFVEDPDGYKVELIQLKNPNSAANQESAEQLVNK; encoded by the coding sequence AGTCTTTAAAATTTTACTGTGATGTCCTGGGGATGAAACTATTGCGGAAAAAAGACTATCCAGGCGGAGAATTTACCTTAGCCTTTATCGGCTACGGTGACGAAAGTGATAACAGCGTTATCGAACTAACTTATAACTGGGGAGTAGAAAAATACGACTTGGGTAACGCTTACGGTCATATTGCTCTTGGTGTTGATGATATTTATACCACCTGTGCAGAAATTACAAAGCTGGGCGGTAAAGTCACGCGGGAACCTGGGCCAATGAAACACGGTTCTACAGTCATTGCTTTTGTGGAAGACCCAGATGGGTATAAAGTAGAACTGATTCAACTGAAAAATCCAAATTCAGCAGCCAACCAGGAATCAGCAGAACAACTGGTCAACAAATAA
- the clpB gene encoding ATP-dependent chaperone ClpB produces the protein MQPTDPNKFTDTAWEAIVKSQDIVRAYQQQQLDVEHLIIALLQEPTSLAIRIFARAEVDPVRLQQQLEAFTQRQPKVGKSDQLYLGRNLDVLLDKAEEVKVRMQDAYISVEHIILAFAEDERIGRRVMKAFNADSAKLEANIKSVRGSQKVTDQNPESRYEALQKFGRDLTEQAKAGKLDPVIGRDDEIRRVIQVLSRRSKNNPVLIGEPGVGKTAIAEALAQRMVNGDVPESLKNRQLISLDIGSLIAGAKLRGEFEERLKAVLREVTESNGQIVLFIDELHTVVGTGSSQQGAMDAGNLLKPMLARGELRCIGATTLDEYRKHIEKDAALERRFQQVFVDQPSVENTISILRGLKERYEVHHNVKISDSALVAAATLSARYIADRFLPDKAIDLVDEAAAQLKMEITSKPAELETIDRRLMQLEMEKLSLAGEEKETAPARERFERIESEIATLTIKQQEFNEQWQGEKQLLEAISTLKKEEDGLRVQIEQAERAYDLNKAAQLKYGKLEGVQRDREAKEAQLLEIQNQGATLLREQVTESDIAEIVAKWTGIPVNRLLASERHKLLQLETHLHQRVIGQHEAVAAVSAAIRRARAGMKDPGRPIGSFLFMGPTGVGKTELARALAQFLFDSDDALIRLDMSEYMEKHSVSRLVGAPPGYVGYEEGGQLSQAVRRHPYSVVLFDEVEKAHPDVFNILLQVLDDGRITDSQGRAVDFRNTVIVMTSNIGSEYILDVAGDDTKYDMMQTRVTDSLRSHFRPEFLNRVDDIIIFHALSRTEMRHIIRIQLKRVEKLLRDQKISFEISAAACDYLVESGYDPVYGARPLKRAIQREVENPLATKLLENTFIPGDTIFIEKEDQGLTFSKTMPVKVTISPSSVKVLE, from the coding sequence ATGCAGCCTACAGATCCCAATAAATTTACTGATACAGCCTGGGAAGCAATTGTAAAATCTCAGGATATAGTCCGCGCCTATCAGCAGCAGCAACTAGACGTTGAACATTTAATTATTGCCCTTTTACAAGAACCTACGAGTTTAGCCATCAGAATTTTCGCTCGCGCTGAAGTTGATCCCGTCCGCTTACAACAGCAATTAGAAGCTTTTACCCAGCGTCAGCCGAAAGTCGGTAAAAGTGATCAGCTTTATCTGGGGCGTAACTTAGATGTCTTACTAGATAAGGCGGAAGAAGTTAAGGTGAGGATGCAGGATGCCTACATCTCAGTAGAACATATAATTTTGGCTTTCGCTGAAGATGAACGTATCGGACGGCGGGTAATGAAGGCTTTTAACGCCGATAGCGCCAAGTTAGAAGCGAATATCAAAAGTGTGCGCGGTAGCCAAAAAGTGACAGACCAAAACCCAGAATCTCGTTATGAAGCTTTGCAAAAATTTGGCAGAGATTTAACAGAACAAGCCAAAGCAGGGAAATTAGACCCAGTAATTGGACGGGATGATGAGATTCGCCGGGTAATTCAAGTCTTATCTCGCCGCAGTAAGAATAATCCTGTGCTGATTGGTGAACCGGGAGTTGGTAAAACTGCGATCGCCGAAGCCCTAGCACAGCGTATGGTAAATGGAGATGTCCCGGAATCTCTAAAAAATCGCCAGTTGATTTCCTTAGATATCGGGAGTTTAATCGCTGGGGCGAAATTGCGGGGGGAATTTGAAGAACGTTTGAAAGCAGTTCTCAGGGAAGTCACGGAATCCAACGGTCAAATTGTCCTCTTTATTGATGAACTACACACCGTTGTGGGAACTGGTTCCAGCCAACAAGGGGCGATGGATGCGGGAAATTTACTCAAACCGATGCTGGCGCGGGGCGAATTGCGGTGTATTGGCGCAACCACACTGGATGAATACCGCAAACACATTGAAAAAGATGCGGCTTTAGAACGTCGTTTTCAGCAAGTCTTTGTGGATCAGCCTAGCGTAGAAAATACCATTTCCATTCTCCGGGGATTAAAAGAACGCTACGAAGTTCACCACAATGTGAAAATTTCTGACTCGGCTTTAGTCGCTGCGGCTACATTGTCAGCCCGTTATATTGCTGACCGCTTTTTACCAGATAAAGCCATTGACTTGGTAGATGAAGCCGCCGCCCAGTTGAAAATGGAGATTACCTCTAAACCCGCCGAATTGGAAACCATTGACCGCCGCTTGATGCAGCTAGAAATGGAAAAGCTATCATTGGCTGGGGAAGAAAAGGAAACTGCGCCAGCTAGGGAGCGTTTTGAGCGGATTGAGTCGGAAATTGCCACTTTGACGATAAAACAGCAGGAATTTAATGAACAATGGCAAGGTGAAAAGCAATTATTAGAGGCGATTAGTACCTTAAAGAAAGAAGAAGATGGCTTGCGGGTGCAAATTGAGCAGGCAGAACGAGCTTATGATTTGAATAAAGCTGCCCAATTAAAGTATGGCAAATTGGAAGGCGTGCAGCGCGATCGCGAAGCCAAAGAAGCCCAACTATTAGAAATTCAAAACCAAGGTGCTACTCTGCTGCGAGAACAAGTTACAGAGTCAGATATCGCGGAAATTGTCGCCAAATGGACAGGTATACCCGTTAATCGGCTTTTAGCATCAGAACGGCACAAATTACTCCAACTAGAAACTCATTTGCATCAACGCGTCATCGGACAACATGAAGCCGTAGCCGCAGTATCCGCCGCCATTCGTCGCGCCCGTGCGGGAATGAAAGACCCCGGTCGTCCCATTGGTTCCTTTTTGTTTATGGGACCCACAGGGGTAGGTAAAACCGAATTAGCCAGGGCTTTGGCGCAGTTTCTCTTTGATTCTGATGATGCTTTGATTCGTTTGGATATGTCCGAGTATATGGAAAAACACTCGGTTTCTCGTTTAGTGGGTGCGCCTCCGGGATATGTGGGTTATGAAGAAGGCGGTCAACTTTCCCAAGCTGTGCGCCGTCATCCCTATTCGGTGGTGCTATTCGATGAAGTGGAAAAGGCACACCCAGATGTGTTTAATATTTTGTTGCAAGTGTTGGATGATGGTAGAATTACTGACTCACAGGGAAGAGCGGTAGATTTTCGCAATACTGTCATAGTAATGACTAGCAACATCGGCAGCGAATATATATTAGATGTTGCTGGTGATGACACAAAGTATGATATGATGCAGACGCGGGTAACAGATTCCCTGCGATCGCACTTCCGCCCCGAATTTCTCAACCGCGTCGATGATATCATTATCTTCCACGCCCTCAGCCGTACCGAGATGCGCCATATTATCCGTATCCAACTGAAGCGGGTTGAAAAACTGCTGCGAGACCAAAAAATCTCCTTTGAAATCTCCGCCGCCGCCTGTGATTACTTAGTAGAATCAGGCTATGATCCAGTTTACGGCGCACGTCCCCTCAAGCGGGCAATTCAGCGAGAAGTAGAAAACCCTCTGGCGACCAAGTTATTAGAGAATACCTTTATCCCTGGAGACACAATTTTCATCGAGAAAGAAGACCAGGGTTTAACCTTCAGTAAAACCATGCCGGTTAAAGTCACCATCTCACCATCTTCTGTCAAGGTTTTAGAGTGA
- the htpG gene encoding molecular chaperone HtpG: MLEQGTISIHTENIFPIIKKSLYSDHQIFLRELVSNAVDAIQKLNMVSRAGEFTGEIGEPEIQLAIDKDKKTLSISDNGIGMTAEEVKKYINQVAFSSAEEFIHKYEGKSDQPIIGHFGLGFYSSFMVAQNVEIDTLSYKEGAQAVHWTCDGSPAFTLDESPRTTRGTTITLTLAGEEEEFLEPARIKNLVKTYCDFMPVPIKLEGEILNQQKAPWRESANNLTQEDYLEFYRYLYPFQEEPLLWVHLNTDYPFIINGILYFPKMRPDVDVTKGQIKLFCNQVFVSDNCEEIVPQFLMPMRGVIDSTDIPLNVSRSALQGDRTVRKIGDYIAKKVGDRLKELYRENREQYISAWKDLSTFVKFGVLNDEKFKKQIQDIIIFRSTAKLAEPAATPAVEVQSSEGDAWQDVPSNTSTLPYTTLKEYLERNKERNENRVFYSTDETSQSTYIELHKNQGLEVLFMDSFIDTHFINFLEREYSEVKFTRVDSDLDNTLLEQDKSGEIVDPTTNKTKSEVIKELFEKSLNKPKLNIRTEALKSDDPQGTPPAMVLLPEILRRLREMNAMMQQQNVDFPEEHILLVNTAHPLIQNLANLNQGSIIQEDGQSTTNPLVNMICQHVYDLALMSQKGFDAQGMKSFVERSNEVLTKLTEQASK; encoded by the coding sequence ATGCTAGAACAAGGCACTATCAGTATTCATACTGAGAATATTTTTCCAATTATCAAGAAATCTCTCTACTCAGACCATCAAATATTCCTGCGGGAACTGGTATCCAACGCCGTAGATGCCATCCAAAAGCTGAACATGGTATCACGCGCCGGTGAATTTACGGGAGAAATCGGAGAACCAGAAATTCAACTAGCCATCGACAAGGATAAAAAAACCCTTTCCATTAGCGATAACGGTATTGGGATGACAGCAGAGGAAGTTAAGAAATATATCAATCAGGTAGCTTTCTCTAGTGCTGAAGAATTTATTCACAAGTATGAAGGCAAATCAGACCAACCAATTATCGGTCACTTTGGTTTAGGTTTCTACTCCTCCTTCATGGTGGCGCAAAACGTCGAAATTGATACCCTCTCATACAAAGAAGGAGCGCAAGCTGTCCACTGGACTTGTGACGGTTCCCCAGCCTTCACCCTCGACGAGTCACCCCGCACCACTCGCGGTACTACCATTACTCTCACCCTCGCAGGAGAAGAAGAGGAATTTTTAGAACCAGCACGAATTAAGAATCTTGTCAAGACTTACTGCGATTTCATGCCAGTGCCAATTAAACTGGAAGGTGAAATATTAAACCAGCAAAAAGCACCTTGGCGCGAGTCTGCTAATAACTTGACTCAAGAAGATTATTTAGAATTTTACCGCTATTTGTACCCATTTCAGGAAGAACCATTGTTATGGGTGCATTTAAATACTGATTACCCCTTTATCATCAACGGGATTCTGTATTTCCCCAAAATGCGCCCCGATGTCGATGTGACCAAAGGGCAAATTAAGCTATTTTGCAATCAAGTTTTTGTCAGTGATAACTGTGAAGAGATTGTGCCACAATTTCTGATGCCCATGCGGGGTGTCATTGATAGTACTGATATTCCTTTGAATGTTTCTCGCAGTGCATTGCAAGGCGATCGCACCGTGCGGAAAATCGGCGATTATATAGCCAAGAAAGTAGGCGATCGCCTCAAAGAATTGTACCGTGAAAACCGCGAACAATACATCAGCGCCTGGAAAGACCTCAGCACCTTTGTCAAATTTGGTGTACTCAACGACGAGAAATTCAAAAAACAAATCCAAGACATCATCATCTTCCGCAGCACAGCCAAACTCGCAGAACCAGCCGCCACCCCAGCCGTAGAAGTCCAATCATCCGAAGGCGATGCGTGGCAAGATGTACCCTCAAACACATCCACACTGCCCTATACAACCCTCAAAGAATACTTAGAACGTAACAAAGAACGCAACGAAAACCGCGTATTTTACAGCACCGACGAAACCAGCCAATCAACTTACATAGAACTGCACAAAAATCAAGGCTTAGAAGTCCTATTTATGGACTCCTTCATAGACACCCACTTTATCAACTTCCTCGAACGGGAATACTCCGAAGTCAAATTTACCCGCGTAGATTCCGACTTAGATAACACCCTGCTAGAACAAGACAAAAGCGGGGAAATCGTTGACCCCACCACCAACAAAACCAAAAGTGAAGTCATCAAAGAATTATTTGAGAAATCCCTCAACAAACCCAAACTGAACATTCGTACCGAAGCCTTAAAATCAGACGACCCCCAAGGAACACCACCAGCAATGGTACTATTACCAGAAATACTGCGTCGTCTGCGGGAAATGAACGCCATGATGCAGCAGCAGAACGTAGATTTTCCCGAAGAGCATATTTTGTTAGTCAATACCGCTCATCCCCTGATTCAAAACCTCGCCAACCTCAACCAAGGTAGTATTATTCAGGAAGATGGACAGTCCACGACAAATCCATTAGTCAACATGATTTGTCAACACGTCTACGATTTAGCGCTCATGTCTCAAAAAGGATTTGACGCTCAAGGAATGAAATCCTTCGTCGAGCGCTCCAACGAAGTGCTGACCAAGCTCACAGAACAAGCCAGCAAATAG
- the rpmB gene encoding 50S ribosomal protein L28 → MSRRCELTGRKANNAFAVSHSHRRTKRLQHANLQNKRVWWAAGNRWVRMKLSTKAIKTLDAKGLEAMAKEAGINLNHY, encoded by the coding sequence ATGTCTCGTCGTTGCGAACTAACTGGTAGAAAAGCAAATAACGCCTTTGCAGTTTCTCACTCTCACCGCCGTACCAAACGCCTCCAGCACGCCAACTTACAAAACAAGCGTGTGTGGTGGGCTGCTGGAAATCGCTGGGTGAGAATGAAACTTTCCACCAAAGCCATCAAAACTCTAGATGCTAAAGGCTTAGAAGCAATGGCTAAAGAAGCTGGAATTAATCTGAATCATTACTAA